The Branchiostoma lanceolatum isolate klBraLanc5 chromosome 1, klBraLanc5.hap2, whole genome shotgun sequence genomic sequence TTCCGGACAGAAGTGACTTCGGGACGGACCAGCACTGCAAGATCTCTGACATATTCTgtctcacaggtgggaatataTCTACTGAGAAAAATCTAAATATTTACAGAAGCTGTCTTAAGGGTTTAGAAGAGATGGCCTGTCTGATAAGGTAGTGTTATTAAGAAGGAATTTTCTTTGTAACTCCCGAGAACGGATGgtgtgtgggtggggggcgCGTCCTTGCTATGTCAGGTAAAAATACCTGACGCACTTTATCTTAGAAGCGAACGAGTTTGTGGTCACGTAGTTTATCGTAGTGGAGACATCCTTTTTAATATTTGATTCATTTATTCGTGCTAGATTACTGGAAGAGATCTTCCTGCCTGGCTGtatggatctactctactctgctcttaAAAAGCTACATTTTACACGTGGTTATCATTGGGTTGGGACTTGGGAGTAGCCTTGAATCGATCCTATTGCTATTTTAGCTCGCTCTTCTCGTCGCATCCAAGCAGTAGATGAGTCCCGACtttaattttcaacatttatgGTCGGCTGGCGCAGACGATTTTTAAAGACTAGTACTAACGTTAGAGGGCAACCTCATCGCCCTACTCCCAACCACTGATGACCgcgctcacgactaactcccaatcATAGTCCGAAGAAGGTCGTCTGTGTATAAAGGgagcttatgctagggtcacatttccaatccggggcccgaccggtcAGTCTTTGGGAACAAAAAtggtgatataaaagacaacaaaaacacaaaacgtacgcCAAATTGTTTAAGaacatagcttgtgcaaatttattgacatacactttgatttttcgtttccgcaaacagcccggcagggtcccggttaggaaatgtgaccctagcattaataGGAAATGTTTCAGCTGATCAGGTAGACCTTCTGGTGACTGAATACACCATCTTATAAATTACGACAATTGTTTTTTAAAAGAGGTTAGATCCTAGAAATAAATCTGATGATTGTCCCTCTATATAGTCACAATAGTTCCGTATGGTATGGTTGAAAATAGGAACTTGCACCATCGAAGATCACATGACACGGTCGGTTTCGCCCATATTATTAAAGCAAGTTGTGATCTTTGCGTGAGGTATCCCATTTCAGTTGTAGAACTTTGACATTTCACTGAATAGTCTGCCTCACAACAAGTGAACAGATAAGTCAACATGTGAACAGACGTCATTTCACGTAGAAGTGATTCCATGACGGATCAGCTTTGCAAGATCTTGATCTGTCATTATCGTTCATTTTGTCACGCAGGTAGCCTACTAGGAATATATTTACTTGTTCAATGCGGTTTGTGTCGCTGAGCCTTTCTGTCTTTTCTCTTCCAGTTAACATCATGTGGCGTCTTCTGATTGCCTGCGTTGCCATGGTTTCTATGTCGATGGCAAAGCACATGGACTGGGAGGAGTACAAGGAAACTTATGGTACGTGACACCTAATTATGTGACACACACTAACATCATAATCTGGTGGCATATAAACTACACTGGCCTAGTCGTTGAAAGCTAAATCggtccagtttttttttaatatatatCTCATTCATTACAAGAATATGTTTTCACTATGATGGTATCTTTTTATGCAGATCTGTCATTTAGCCACCGCGAAGACAGAGTGAGGCGGTCTATCTTCGAGGAAAACCTCAACACCATCGATAAACACAACAAGGAAGCGGATCTTGGACGTCACAGCCACTGGCTGGGTGTCAACAGGCTCGCCCACATGGTAAGTCTCGTTCCTGCCGACATAGTGCATCTTTATGCACCCGGCTTGGCATGATGGGAAAAACGGAGTGCAATGCAGGCTCCATGACCGGACCAGACACAGTACGCATGTGCCACATgtatgttgccatggtaatgtgTTGTTTTCCTTCTGCGTTGTCCATGATCCTACAGCTATAGTAATCTATCACGAGATCTTACCACTGGCAATCGCTTTCGTAGACCTGATAGATGTTGTTTCCCGGCTATCCTCGACAGCTTTCTACAACAAAACTATCGGCCCAATCGGCTCTCTCCCTCGACTCACATACGAACACCGTCTATCGATCTAGATGTATATTCACATCTAACAGTCTTTGCATTTACACTAATCAATATATTTATAacgattgaaaagaaaatctttTCATGTTTGAATGCACAGACCAACAAAGAATATGTTGCCCGGACCATGGTCAAAAGCGATAAGTCCAGTGGCAGTGCCAACGGTACTGCCCAAGTGCTGGAGTTTGGCCACACCCGCACCCGGAGAGCAGCTGACGAAGTCGACTGGCGTACCAAGGGTTGTGTCACCCCCGTCAAGGACCAGGTAAGGATGCGGACTTACTCATTGGTCtttcagctgtcaatcacttttTGGCGTATTAGGCACGTACAGCAAATATAAGTCTAAATTGATACATcagtatactgtacatgcagaagtGTTCGCGATGcacggttttatgttcgcggttttcgcgacgaccgttttaccgcgaacttaataccacagcgaacatttttgtccaatactgtggcAGTGTgttactatagcgctgccgcgaactttaaaccaccgcaaacacactgttttcgccttagcgcgaaataaaacaccacgtgaacttaaatgcatttacagtatttcaatggGCCAATCAGCATCCACATCAGCCTTACATGCAGTTGCAGTGCTTCTTCAATCCGCTGAGGAACAGTGGCGCATATATCGTCTTTTGTCGCCTTGTTCCTCCAATCGGGCTAAAGGATCCAAAAGGattgaagtagagtttttcgtTCAATGTTGTTGATATCATTCCCATTTTCTCTCGTTTTAGGGACAGTGTTATTCTTCTTGGGCATTCAGTGCGGTGAGTCAACAGTTTCTTATGTCCACATAGATAGTGCCTTTTATGGTTACTCTACTTTTATTGATGATTGATACACCCTACCACAACTTGCCATCATAATCATTTCAAATACTATCATATACACTGTATTATACAATGATTGCGATAATCGTGATAGTAACTATCATTGATCTGTGatagtaatgataatgatgatgataatgctTGTGCTAATGATAAtaagtgggtatgtgtgtgtgtatagatgtgtgtgtgtgtgtatagatgtgtgtgtgtatagatgtgtgtgtgtatagatgtgtgtgtgtgtgtgtgtgtatgttcatgtgcatatgcatgtgtgtatgtgtgtgtgtgtgtgtgtgtgtatgtgcatgtgtgtgtgtgtgtatgtgtatcatgtgcatatgcatgtgtgtgtatgtgtatgtgtacgtgtatgtgtatgtgtatgtgtatgtgtgtgtttgtgagagagagagacagacaaacTGGCTGACTTCTTTGTACACGATATAGACCGGCTCTCTGGAGTGTCAGTGGTTCCTCAACAACGGCATACTGGTTTCCCTGAGCGAACAGCAGTTGTTGGACTGCAGCGGTAGCTATGGAAATTATGGCTGCCAAGGGGGGATGACAGAAAACGCTTTCCAGTACATCACGGAGAACGGTGGAATCACAACAGAGGCATCCTACCCGTACGGAGGAGTGGTATGTACCTTGTACCTGCGATTTGCTCGGTGCTCTCACGGTTTTAAACGTTtttgtcttcattctatcatacCTTGGTGAATTTCTACAATGAAATGAATCATCATCAGATAGTAATCCTAATGTAACGTTAGCTCACACAAACAACACGCAGAATGTGCGGTCTGGATTGCTAGAGTGTGTATATAACAGCAtgtaatattttgatattttgacacttgCTTTTCCACAACAATGACATCGACCATTACTTGACCACGCACGGTAGGATGGAGAGTGCAGATTCGACGAAGAAGGCAGTGCTGCCACCATTACCGGTTTCGTCAATATCATGAGCGGAGAAACGGCTCTTAAGGACGCTGTCACTAATATCGGGCCTATCTCCGTCAATATTGACGCCAGCCATCCCTCCTTCCAGTTATACCATAGTGGTACGTATCTTTCATCCATCTATTATTTCAGGCTTACAAATAATCCTGAAAGTCCATGTTTCATTGCCATCCCTCCAATTCGCAAACAAGTAGCGTTCCATCTAATTTTGTATGTAGCAATGCAAGTAGGTTGTGATGATATCGATTTTTAGTGTTTTCCTCTTGAATTCATTTTACCTTCTTAGATATCCAACAGCATCCTTGAAAATCGTGTCTTCTTTCAGGCGTGTATGAGGAACCAAACTGTAGCACTACCATGCTGGACCTTAGTGCCCTGGTG encodes the following:
- the LOC136434765 gene encoding digestive cysteine proteinase 2-like, whose amino-acid sequence is MWRLLIACVAMVSMSMAKHMDWEEYKETYDLSFSHREDRVRRSIFEENLNTIDKHNKEADLGRHSHWLGVNRLAHMTNKEYVARTMVKSDKSSGSANGTAQVLEFGHTRTRRAADEVDWRTKGCVTPVKDQGQCYSSWAFSATGSLECQWFLNNGILVSLSEQQLLDCSGSYGNYGCQGGMTENAFQYITENGGITTEASYPYGGVDGECRFDEEGSAATITGFVNIMSGETALKDAVTNIGPISVNIDASHPSFQLYHSGVYEEPNCSTTMLDLSALVVGYGFSSGGKPYWLVKNSWGTSWGDNGYIMIARNNNNMCGIATEASYPLV